One genomic region from Spartinivicinus poritis encodes:
- a CDS encoding cupin domain-containing protein, translating to MTNASVSGESIDIGEYKVFNQRNKLDALFSGFEKELFIAWISLQPNQTIPVHKRSMSSLIIVCKGAGKCIGEYDADLQEGDAISVPAETLHGLIANQNEPLTCLCIQSDGKPIYHTDDVKHRVKSEPANYFEAFISSKNKFEEQFRQVCQQTQKKIQENGLVFEKVFYGYLKRWSQSFQQILFLRQSLVSDAEFSKIFSQHLDEEIGHDKYLEKFVYIKNQDIEAYCAWFERKIQLVSDVEKAIIVHTVLETAGEIFSANIQSRNKGKISEYIELHAELDEGHANICDPHIKDYVYSNFNKAVELCSDSWEILIKLFTTILSLSVSQLKT from the coding sequence ATAACAAATGCTTCGGTATCAGGTGAGTCAATCGATATTGGAGAATATAAGGTTTTTAACCAACGGAACAAGCTAGATGCGCTTTTCTCTGGCTTTGAAAAAGAGCTGTTCATTGCTTGGATATCACTACAGCCTAATCAAACTATCCCAGTTCATAAACGTTCTATGTCATCACTTATTATTGTTTGTAAAGGGGCTGGTAAATGTATTGGTGAATATGATGCAGACTTACAAGAAGGTGATGCTATTTCAGTGCCTGCAGAAACGTTACATGGCTTAATAGCCAATCAAAATGAGCCATTGACGTGCTTGTGTATTCAAAGTGACGGTAAACCTATTTATCATACAGATGATGTAAAACATCGAGTTAAATCTGAGCCTGCAAACTATTTTGAAGCATTTATAAGTAGCAAGAATAAATTTGAGGAGCAATTTCGTCAAGTATGTCAACAAACACAAAAAAAAATACAAGAAAATGGTTTGGTTTTTGAGAAAGTATTCTATGGTTACCTTAAAAGATGGTCGCAAAGTTTCCAGCAAATTTTGTTTTTAAGGCAAAGCCTTGTAAGTGATGCAGAATTTTCGAAAATATTTTCTCAGCACCTTGATGAAGAAATTGGCCATGATAAATACCTTGAAAAGTTTGTTTATATAAAGAATCAGGATATTGAAGCCTATTGTGCTTGGTTTGAAAGAAAAATTCAGCTAGTGTCTGATGTAGAGAAAGCTATAATTGTTCATACTGTTTTAGAAACAGCAGGAGAAATTTTTTCAGCTAATATTCAGAGTAGAAATAAAGGAAAAATATCTGAATATATTGAGCTGCATGCAGAACTAGATGAAGGGCATGCTAACATATGTGATCCTCACATTAAGGACTATGTTTATTCAAATTTTAATAAAGCAGTTGAGCTATGTTCAGACTCTTGGGAAATACTTATCAAACTATTTACTACTATTTTAAGTCTTTCTGTTTCTCAGCTAAAAACGTAG